From the Marinomonas sp. THO17 genome, one window contains:
- the kdsB gene encoding 3-deoxy-manno-octulosonate cytidylyltransferase, whose amino-acid sequence MSWLNNRSLNVMIEASTLPDFHIVIPARFASQRFPQKLMADLGGKPVLQWVHELSLKAGAKSVTIATDHQTIFDAAEAFGARVVMTRDDHENGTERLAEVASHMAWMGDEIVVNVQGDEPFLPVTLIHATVNALVRDNESAMATVACAIDDMKDYLSPNVVKVVCDAKQRALYFSRAPIPYDRDGLAKVTQSNQVSGSLPLDLPVMRHIGLYVYRASLLNKYVELPVSPLERWEKLEQLRFLHLGIKVQVAIADSLPSHGVDTPEDLEKLRHHLTTEND is encoded by the coding sequence ATGAGTTGGCTCAACAACCGGAGTTTGAACGTCATGATTGAGGCTTCTACTTTGCCTGATTTTCACATAGTGATTCCTGCACGCTTTGCGTCTCAGCGTTTTCCACAAAAGTTGATGGCAGATCTCGGTGGCAAACCCGTTTTGCAATGGGTCCATGAGCTATCTCTCAAAGCGGGAGCCAAAAGTGTTACCATTGCCACAGATCACCAAACCATTTTTGATGCGGCAGAAGCCTTTGGCGCACGGGTAGTGATGACCCGTGATGATCATGAAAACGGTACGGAGCGTTTGGCGGAAGTGGCTTCCCACATGGCGTGGATGGGTGACGAAATCGTTGTCAATGTTCAAGGAGATGAACCTTTCCTCCCTGTGACCTTAATACATGCCACAGTGAATGCATTAGTGCGAGATAATGAATCTGCAATGGCGACGGTGGCGTGTGCTATTGATGACATGAAAGATTATTTAAGTCCTAATGTTGTAAAAGTGGTATGCGATGCCAAACAGCGTGCTTTGTACTTTAGCCGTGCGCCTATTCCTTATGACAGAGATGGCTTGGCGAAGGTTACGCAGAGTAACCAAGTATCAGGGAGTCTACCTCTGGATCTACCAGTGATGCGTCATATTGGTTTATACGTCTATCGTGCTAGTTTGCTAAATAAATATGTAGAACTGCCTGTGTCGCCGTTAGAGCGTTGGGAAAAGTTAGAGCAGCTTCGCTTTTTGCATTTGGGGATAAAGGTTCAGGTCGCCATTGCAGACAGTTTGCCGTCTCACGGTGTGGACACCCCCGAAGATTTAGAGAAATTGCGTCATCATCTGACGACAGAGAATGACTAA
- a CDS encoding KpsF/GutQ family sugar-phosphate isomerase, protein MTVPSSTSIDTDALIASAQRTLSTQAQALSNLASQVTDEFAKAVRMILTSKGRTIICGMGKSGLIGKKIAATLASTGTPSFFLHPGEAFHGDLGMIQAEDILILISYSGETEELMRLLPSLKSFGNPSIALVGNMESTLAKHCDCVLDISVDRETCPNNLAPTTSTTMTTAMGDALAVALMECRSFQPQDFARFHPGGSLGRKLLTRVKDIMHRENLPICLPNTSMKDAINIMTQGRKGVILVQQEGELLGIFTDGDLRRAMLQDTQDIMHKQIGSLMTANPKTINENIMIVEAEERMLKDKITLLVVVNDEQKVSGILEIYDR, encoded by the coding sequence ATGACAGTCCCATCTTCTACGAGCATAGATACGGATGCCTTAATTGCGAGTGCTCAGCGAACCTTGTCAACTCAAGCTCAAGCGCTTTCCAATCTTGCTTCGCAAGTCACCGATGAATTTGCCAAAGCCGTGCGTATGATTCTTACCAGTAAGGGAAGAACCATCATTTGTGGTATGGGAAAGTCAGGTTTAATCGGTAAAAAAATTGCCGCGACCCTGGCCTCTACAGGCACTCCCAGCTTTTTTCTGCATCCGGGTGAAGCTTTCCACGGCGATTTGGGTATGATTCAGGCGGAAGATATCCTGATTCTCATTAGCTATTCTGGCGAAACGGAAGAGTTGATGCGTTTGTTACCGTCTCTTAAGAGTTTTGGTAATCCAAGCATCGCTTTAGTGGGTAACATGGAATCCACACTAGCCAAACATTGTGATTGTGTGTTGGATATTTCTGTTGATAGAGAAACTTGCCCGAACAATCTTGCTCCTACCACCTCTACCACCATGACCACGGCTATGGGAGATGCTTTGGCAGTGGCGCTGATGGAATGTCGCTCTTTTCAACCGCAAGACTTTGCTCGTTTTCACCCAGGGGGAAGTTTAGGGCGCAAACTTCTTACCCGTGTCAAAGACATAATGCACAGGGAAAACTTGCCTATTTGCTTGCCAAATACATCTATGAAAGATGCCATTAATATCATGACTCAGGGGCGCAAAGGGGTGATCTTGGTTCAACAAGAGGGTGAACTATTAGGTATTTTTACTGACGGGGATTTGCGTCGTGCTATGTTGCAGGATACACAGGACATAATGCACAAACAGATCGGCAGCCTGATGACTGCTAACCCGAAAACCATCAATGAAAATATCATGATAGTGGAAGCGGAAGAGCGTATGTTGAAGGATAAAATTACCCTTTTGGTGGTCGTTAATGACGAACAAAAAGTGTCTGGAATATTAGAAATTTACGATCGCTGA
- a CDS encoding zinc ABC transporter substrate-binding protein, whose product MNKLLLTLGVSALSPLALAKPVVVTSIKPVSMVVAAIAGDRAEIEQIVSNSASPHDFALRPSDLRKINNADTVVWVGESLERFLEKPLENAGKEDTAIEWLALEGMNLHNFAEGHEHHHDHDEDHHDHEEHDHHDEHDHDKHHDDHDEHDHDKHHDDHEGHDHDEHDHEGHDHDEHHEGHEGHDHTGVDPHVWLSPENAKVLAAAVAQRLSDIDSQNASYYKANLAKFEQGVAAVDAQVKASLAKVHDVPYIVFHDGYSYFEQQYGLNHVGEITVSPERKPGAKKVAELRHMIEENKVQCVFSEPQFSPAIVKALLDGSKVNTAPLDPLGGKVTLNSDAYYNFLEGMADTFSSCLR is encoded by the coding sequence ATGAATAAGCTTTTATTGACTTTAGGTGTTTCTGCTTTATCTCCTTTGGCTTTAGCAAAACCTGTGGTGGTTACCAGTATTAAACCTGTTTCTATGGTGGTTGCTGCCATTGCGGGTGATCGTGCTGAGATTGAACAAATTGTATCTAATTCTGCTTCGCCACATGATTTTGCTTTACGCCCTTCGGATTTACGTAAAATCAATAATGCTGATACTGTGGTGTGGGTTGGTGAGTCATTAGAGCGCTTCTTGGAAAAACCATTGGAAAATGCCGGCAAAGAAGACACGGCAATCGAATGGTTGGCTCTGGAAGGTATGAATCTGCATAATTTTGCTGAAGGTCATGAGCATCATCATGACCATGACGAAGATCATCATGATCATGAAGAACATGATCACCATGACGAACATGATCATGACAAGCATCACGATGATCACGACGAACACGATCATGACAAGCATCATGATGACCACGAAGGGCATGATCACGACGAGCATGACCATGAAGGGCACGATCACGATGAGCATCATGAGGGACATGAAGGACACGACCACACAGGTGTTGATCCTCATGTCTGGTTATCACCTGAAAATGCAAAAGTACTGGCTGCCGCCGTGGCGCAACGTTTGTCCGATATTGACAGCCAAAACGCCAGTTATTATAAGGCCAACTTAGCGAAATTTGAGCAAGGCGTTGCAGCAGTAGATGCGCAGGTAAAAGCGTCTTTGGCGAAAGTGCATGATGTTCCTTACATTGTTTTCCATGATGGTTATAGCTATTTTGAGCAACAATATGGTTTGAATCATGTTGGTGAAATTACCGTCAGTCCTGAGCGTAAACCAGGTGCGAAAAAAGTCGCTGAGTTGCGTCATATGATTGAAGAGAACAAAGTGCAGTGTGTGTTCAGTGAACCTCAGTTTAGCCCAGCTATTGTAAAAGCTTTGTTGGACGGCTCTAAAGTTAATACTGCTCCACTGGATCCTTTGGGTGGCAAAGTTACCCTGAATAGTGATGCTTACTACAATTTCTTAGAAGGCATGGCAGATACTTTCTCAAGCTGTTTACGCTAG
- a CDS encoding P-II family nitrogen regulator — translation MKLITAIVKPFKLDEVREALSEIGINGITVTEVKGFGRQRGHTELYRGAEYVVDFLPKVKLELAVESEQVERAIEVIQHSANTGKIGDGKIFVTAVEQIIRIRTGETGAEAI, via the coding sequence ATGAAACTAATCACCGCAATTGTTAAACCTTTCAAACTCGACGAAGTTCGTGAAGCGTTATCTGAAATCGGCATCAATGGTATTACCGTTACCGAAGTAAAAGGTTTTGGTCGTCAGCGCGGCCATACCGAATTGTATCGCGGCGCTGAATACGTGGTTGATTTTTTACCTAAGGTCAAATTGGAATTAGCCGTTGAATCCGAGCAAGTTGAACGCGCGATAGAAGTGATTCAACACAGTGCCAACACTGGAAAAATCGGCGACGGTAAAATCTTTGTGACGGCTGTTGAACAGATTATTCGTATTCGTACTGGTGAAACAGGAGCCGAAGCTATCTAG
- a CDS encoding HAD-IIIA family hydrolase, which produces MMDQALLGQYPVLTPESPLLAKLQALKLVVFDVDGVLTDGGLLYSESGESIKRFNVKDGVAMKLLPKWGVKVAVITAKDSPALRKRMQDLNIEHFYPGCHNKAAAFAELIQQLDIAAAQVAYVGDDVIDLQVMPQVGMALCPADAHTLLLRHCPLVLKKSAGQGVAREVADLILASRMSLEAAYELAQQPEFERHD; this is translated from the coding sequence ATGATGGATCAAGCCTTGCTTGGACAATATCCAGTACTGACCCCTGAGTCGCCATTATTGGCAAAATTGCAGGCACTGAAACTGGTGGTATTTGATGTGGACGGCGTATTAACAGACGGTGGTCTTTTATACAGTGAGTCGGGTGAAAGCATTAAACGTTTCAATGTCAAAGATGGCGTTGCCATGAAGTTATTGCCTAAGTGGGGCGTGAAGGTTGCTGTTATTACTGCAAAAGATTCACCGGCTTTGCGTAAACGTATGCAGGACTTGAACATTGAGCACTTTTACCCTGGTTGTCATAATAAAGCGGCAGCCTTTGCTGAGCTGATTCAGCAGCTTGACATAGCAGCGGCGCAAGTTGCTTATGTGGGAGACGATGTGATTGACCTACAAGTCATGCCTCAAGTTGGCATGGCCTTGTGTCCTGCGGATGCCCATACCTTGTTGTTGCGCCATTGTCCTTTGGTGCTGAAAAAATCGGCAGGGCAAGGTGTGGCAAGGGAAGTAGCGGATTTGATTTTAGCGTCACGTATGTCATTAGAGGCCGCCTATGAGTTGGCTCAACAACCGGAGTTTGAACGTCATGATTGA
- a CDS encoding NUDIX domain-containing protein yields MPENDEVIILVDQHNQIVGDVPRRLMNFGEDFHRVTYILVFMPSGNLLVQKRTDDKAFCPGFYGITTGGVVAKGESYLASAHRELHEELGFDAPLESQGIFFTQGKGFKIWGKIYTCHYLPEIHGDLMLQPKEVASVHEMSMEEILQNPNELDFTPDSFDALRHYANQLTQPHANDPL; encoded by the coding sequence ATGCCAGAGAATGACGAAGTCATTATTTTAGTCGACCAACACAATCAAATTGTTGGTGATGTTCCTCGTCGCTTGATGAACTTTGGTGAGGATTTTCACAGGGTAACTTACATCTTAGTCTTCATGCCAAGCGGTAACCTACTAGTACAAAAACGTACTGATGATAAAGCCTTCTGTCCCGGTTTTTATGGCATTACCACTGGTGGAGTGGTGGCCAAAGGCGAGTCTTATTTGGCGTCTGCGCATCGAGAATTACACGAAGAATTAGGATTTGATGCCCCACTTGAAAGTCAGGGAATATTCTTTACACAAGGAAAAGGCTTCAAAATCTGGGGAAAGATTTATACTTGTCATTATCTTCCCGAAATTCATGGGGACCTTATGCTGCAACCTAAAGAAGTGGCTTCCGTTCACGAAATGAGCATGGAAGAGATTTTGCAAAACCCTAACGAATTAGATTTTACGCCGGATTCTTTTGATGCTTTACGACATTATGCCAATCAGCTTACTCAACCGCATGCGAACGATCCTTTGTAG
- the kdsA gene encoding 3-deoxy-8-phosphooctulonate synthase, which produces MSQTSKIIKIGDTIQVANHLPFVLFSGMNVLESRDLAMKVAEEHVKVTQALDIPYVFKGSFDKANRSSIHSFRGPGMEEGLKILQEIKDTFNVPVITDVHEAYQCAPVAEVADVIQLPAFLSRQTDLVVAMAQTNAVINIKKAQFLAPHEMKHILKKCEEAGNDKLMLCERGTMMGYNNLVVDMLGFGEMKKFDYPVMFDVTHSLQRPGGREDSADGRRAQVTELARAGMSLGLSSLFLETHPTPDSAKCDGPCALPLAKLAPFLKQMKQLDELVKTFETLDTSA; this is translated from the coding sequence ATGTCACAAACTTCTAAAATTATTAAAATCGGCGATACCATCCAAGTTGCCAATCATCTGCCATTTGTCTTATTTAGTGGCATGAACGTATTAGAGTCTCGCGATCTGGCGATGAAGGTTGCTGAAGAGCATGTTAAAGTGACTCAAGCGTTAGATATTCCCTATGTCTTCAAAGGCTCGTTTGATAAAGCCAATCGTTCTTCCATCCATTCTTTTCGTGGCCCCGGCATGGAAGAAGGCTTAAAAATTCTTCAAGAAATCAAAGACACTTTTAATGTTCCTGTGATCACAGATGTGCATGAAGCTTATCAGTGTGCACCAGTGGCGGAAGTGGCGGATGTGATTCAATTGCCTGCGTTTTTGTCTCGTCAGACAGACTTAGTGGTCGCGATGGCGCAAACCAATGCGGTTATTAATATCAAAAAAGCTCAGTTCTTAGCGCCTCATGAAATGAAGCACATTTTGAAAAAATGTGAAGAGGCGGGCAATGACAAGCTGATGTTGTGTGAGCGTGGCACCATGATGGGATACAACAATCTTGTGGTGGATATGTTGGGCTTTGGTGAAATGAAAAAATTCGATTATCCTGTGATGTTTGATGTGACGCACTCATTACAACGCCCGGGTGGACGAGAAGACTCAGCTGATGGTCGTCGAGCACAGGTGACGGAATTGGCTCGCGCAGGTATGTCACTAGGCTTATCCAGTCTTTTCTTGGAAACACACCCAACACCAGATAGTGCCAAATGTGACGGACCATGTGCTTTACCATTGGCTAAACTGGCGCCATTCCTTAAGCAAATGAAGCAGTTAGACGAGTTAGTGAAAACTTTCGAAACCTTGGATACGAGTGCGTAA
- the astE gene encoding succinylglutamate desuccinylase has protein sequence MFKDQDFLAHTLANPENLKGDEKEMFAFQSGYASYQGSGILCLEPNQPVANISLVLSAGIHGNETGPIELLNELVMDILSGKVSLGIRLLCIIGNPKAALIAERFCEVNLNRLFGGAWQQQQGYEAQRAEHLEACVNAFFEDEKGRDAKRLHYDLHTAIRDSVHEKFAVHPYVPNGRYQQQQLAFLAACDVEAVLFSHQATTTFSYYTFAHHAAQAFTLELGKVRAFGDNDPANLARLRSCLLQLMVSGELRQEDVDKLKLFQVVTALIKDAQDYRLNITDDVANFTAFRQGFCLAESSLGHYHIEQQDDAIVFPNTKLPIGQRAGLVVRSQLKEYFSIE, from the coding sequence ATGTTCAAGGATCAAGATTTTTTGGCCCATACCCTAGCGAACCCAGAAAATTTAAAAGGCGATGAAAAGGAAATGTTTGCTTTTCAGAGTGGTTATGCTTCTTACCAAGGGTCTGGCATTTTGTGTCTGGAACCTAATCAGCCTGTTGCTAATATCAGCTTAGTTTTGTCGGCAGGCATACATGGCAATGAAACTGGCCCAATTGAATTACTTAATGAATTGGTGATGGACATATTGTCTGGAAAAGTGAGTTTGGGCATTCGTTTGCTATGCATTATAGGCAACCCTAAAGCCGCCCTCATTGCAGAACGCTTTTGTGAGGTCAACCTTAACCGTTTGTTTGGTGGTGCTTGGCAGCAACAGCAGGGTTATGAAGCACAACGAGCTGAACACTTGGAGGCATGTGTTAACGCTTTTTTCGAAGATGAAAAAGGACGCGATGCAAAGCGCTTACATTATGATCTACATACTGCCATTCGTGATTCGGTCCATGAAAAGTTTGCTGTTCATCCATACGTTCCGAATGGTCGCTATCAACAGCAACAGTTAGCTTTCCTTGCCGCCTGCGACGTTGAGGCGGTGTTGTTTTCCCATCAAGCAACCACAACTTTTTCCTATTACACTTTTGCTCATCATGCTGCGCAAGCCTTTACGCTTGAATTGGGTAAAGTGCGAGCGTTTGGTGATAATGATCCAGCCAATTTAGCAAGGTTAAGGAGCTGTTTATTGCAATTAATGGTAAGTGGCGAATTGCGTCAAGAGGATGTGGACAAACTTAAGCTGTTTCAAGTAGTAACGGCGTTAATCAAAGACGCGCAAGACTATCGTTTGAATATTACTGATGATGTGGCGAACTTTACCGCTTTTAGGCAAGGGTTTTGTCTGGCGGAGTCGAGTTTGGGGCATTACCACATTGAACAGCAAGACGATGCCATTGTGTTTCCTAATACTAAATTACCCATTGGACAGAGAGCGGGCTTGGTGGTGCGATCTCAGCTTAAGGAATATTTCTCCATAGAATAA
- a CDS encoding GlxA family transcriptional regulator produces the protein MQASKRPQKYGFLLLPNYSMLGFSSAIETLHMANWVTGKALYSFCTISHENREVPSNTGVTSLADYLTSDAPSGLDAIFVCGASPVTKNENKTLENWIRKQAGKQISLGGICTGSYLLAKAGLLDGYRATIHWWSIANLRDEFPQTIVSDHLFEVDKDRYTCSGGTAAMDMMLFLIGKQHGMLLASNISEQFVCERIRAHDDPQRIPLQARIGSGQPKLVEAVQLMEANIEEPLSSEDIAYHLGISRRHLERLFKTHLEVVPSRYYLELRLQQAKQRLLNSDKSITDIGRDCGFGSAPHFSTTYKGFFGVTPREERNKQSSSTSKELTVPRKKHQLWKRNKVS, from the coding sequence ATGCAGGCGAGCAAAAGACCACAAAAATACGGTTTTTTGCTCTTACCTAATTATTCTATGCTGGGTTTTTCGTCTGCCATTGAAACCTTGCATATGGCTAACTGGGTGACCGGAAAAGCGCTTTATTCTTTCTGTACAATCAGTCATGAAAATCGTGAAGTACCTTCAAATACAGGAGTTACGAGTCTAGCAGACTATTTAACCAGTGATGCGCCGAGTGGTTTGGACGCGATATTCGTTTGTGGTGCTTCGCCTGTGACAAAAAACGAAAATAAAACTTTAGAAAATTGGATTAGAAAACAAGCGGGAAAGCAAATTTCTTTGGGTGGAATTTGTACTGGAAGCTATCTTTTGGCGAAAGCAGGCCTATTAGATGGTTATCGAGCGACCATTCATTGGTGGAGTATCGCGAACTTACGAGACGAATTTCCACAAACCATAGTGTCGGATCATTTGTTTGAGGTTGATAAAGACAGATACACCTGTAGTGGTGGTACGGCCGCAATGGATATGATGCTCTTCTTAATTGGAAAACAACATGGCATGTTGTTAGCGAGCAACATTTCTGAGCAGTTTGTTTGTGAACGTATTCGTGCTCACGACGATCCGCAGCGGATTCCCTTGCAGGCAAGGATAGGTAGTGGACAACCTAAGCTGGTAGAGGCGGTTCAGCTTATGGAAGCGAACATAGAAGAGCCTTTATCCTCGGAAGACATTGCTTATCATTTAGGGATTTCTCGTCGTCATTTGGAACGTTTATTTAAAACCCATTTGGAAGTGGTACCTTCACGATATTATCTTGAATTGCGTTTGCAGCAGGCCAAACAAAGACTGTTAAATAGTGATAAGTCCATTACGGACATAGGGCGAGATTGTGGTTTTGGTTCGGCGCCACACTTTAGCACCACATACAAAGGCTTTTTTGGTGTTACGCCAAGGGAAGAGCGCAATAAACAAAGCAGTTCCACTAGCAAGGAGTTGACTGTTCCTCGTAAGAAGCACCAGTTATGGAAGAGAAACAAGGTATCATAA
- the hemE gene encoding uroporphyrinogen decarboxylase, which translates to MFPELKNDRFLRALLKQPVDTTPVWMMRQAGRYLPEYRASRANAGDFLSLCKNDAFACEVTLQPLQRYDLDAAILFSDILTIPDAMGMGLYFEAGEGPRFKHIMRNQADIDALPVTTASDLDYVMKAVTTIRHALNGDVPLIGFSGSPWTLATYMVEGGSSKDFRHIKAMMYQSPNTLHSLLDKLAQSVTHYLNGQIEAGAQAIQIFDTWGGILSGPMYQQFSLLYMKQIMNGLIREHNGQKIPIILFTKNGGQWLENIAATGPDALGLDWTTDIGEARARVGKQVALQGNIDPCVLYADKEVIEREVAEVLSSFGHGSGHVFNLGHGIHQFVNPDHPKYLIDAVHKFGQEYHETKYDDLDALNGL; encoded by the coding sequence ATGTTTCCTGAACTCAAAAACGACCGCTTCTTGCGAGCCCTACTCAAACAACCAGTGGACACCACACCGGTTTGGATGATGAGACAAGCTGGCCGTTACTTGCCTGAATATCGCGCAAGCCGTGCCAACGCTGGGGATTTTTTGAGCCTTTGTAAAAATGATGCTTTTGCATGTGAAGTCACCCTGCAACCCTTGCAGCGATATGACTTAGATGCCGCCATTTTATTTTCTGATATTTTAACCATACCTGATGCCATGGGAATGGGCTTGTACTTTGAAGCCGGAGAAGGGCCAAGATTCAAGCACATCATGCGCAATCAAGCGGACATAGACGCTCTGCCCGTCACCACGGCAAGTGATTTAGATTATGTCATGAAAGCGGTGACCACCATTCGCCATGCCCTGAATGGCGACGTACCACTCATTGGTTTTTCTGGCAGTCCTTGGACCTTAGCCACCTACATGGTTGAAGGCGGTTCCAGTAAAGATTTTCGTCACATCAAAGCCATGATGTACCAATCCCCAAACACCTTACACAGCTTGTTAGACAAACTCGCTCAATCTGTGACCCACTACTTAAATGGTCAAATTGAAGCAGGAGCACAAGCCATTCAAATATTTGATACTTGGGGCGGTATCTTAAGTGGCCCCATGTATCAACAGTTCTCCTTGCTGTACATGAAACAAATCATGAATGGTTTAATTCGTGAACATAATGGCCAGAAAATTCCGATTATTTTATTTACTAAAAACGGTGGTCAATGGCTAGAAAACATTGCTGCAACAGGGCCAGATGCTTTGGGCCTAGATTGGACCACAGACATTGGTGAAGCCAGAGCACGAGTAGGTAAACAAGTTGCTCTACAAGGTAACATTGATCCCTGTGTTTTATACGCAGACAAAGAAGTGATCGAACGAGAAGTCGCAGAAGTATTATCGAGTTTTGGACACGGTAGTGGTCATGTGTTTAATTTAGGACATGGTATTCATCAATTTGTTAACCCAGATCATCCTAAGTATCTCATTGATGCAGTTCATAAATTTGGTCAAGAATATCATGAGACAAAATACGATGATTTAGATGCTCTAAACGGATTGTAA
- a CDS encoding DUF2927 domain-containing protein, with translation MLYDIMPISLLNRMRTILCSLISFACIFGSTGYAKERWQDDDYIEESFIKIALQREYKETNHPKIIRWKNPIQLYFASDFGNAKLQKELLSVHSQHLSHITKLPIHFTDQVSDANIFVIFTEYAKLEDKVRQYIGNPDNIRAALNEAICLGNFRRNGHYEITRGVIIIPVDYARSKARFLDCVVEEITQLLGLPNDSNDVYPSVFNDVSVDTYLSPLDYILLKALYSNTLKPGMNVTQTRASFADVLTELKANGDIKYAKERVQEFSLKRYLGD, from the coding sequence ATGCTTTACGACATTATGCCAATCAGCTTACTCAACCGCATGCGAACGATCCTTTGTAGCCTTATCAGTTTTGCTTGTATTTTTGGGTCAACAGGATATGCCAAGGAACGTTGGCAAGATGATGACTATATTGAAGAAAGCTTTATTAAAATCGCCCTACAAAGAGAATACAAGGAAACCAATCACCCCAAAATCATTCGCTGGAAAAACCCTATTCAACTTTATTTCGCCAGTGATTTTGGCAATGCCAAGCTACAAAAAGAATTACTCAGTGTGCACAGCCAACACCTATCGCACATCACCAAGCTACCCATTCATTTTACCGATCAAGTATCAGACGCAAATATATTCGTGATTTTTACAGAATACGCCAAGCTGGAAGACAAAGTTCGCCAATACATAGGCAACCCAGATAATATTCGCGCCGCACTAAACGAAGCCATTTGTTTGGGTAATTTCCGCCGTAATGGACATTATGAAATCACCCGCGGCGTCATTATTATTCCGGTCGATTATGCCCGCAGCAAAGCACGTTTTTTAGACTGTGTAGTCGAGGAGATTACTCAATTACTTGGCCTACCTAATGACTCGAATGACGTTTACCCATCCGTCTTCAATGACGTCAGTGTGGATACCTATTTGAGTCCGCTGGATTATATTTTACTCAAAGCGCTTTATTCAAACACCCTTAAACCCGGCATGAACGTTACACAAACCCGCGCCTCTTTTGCCGATGTATTAACAGAATTAAAAGCCAACGGAGACATTAAATATGCCAAGGAACGGGTTCAAGAATTTAGCCTAAAGCGCTACCTTGGAGACTAG